A single region of the Bacteroidota bacterium genome encodes:
- a CDS encoding glycosyltransferase, translated as MARKKTQNNIIFNKSDKDLPNVSILLAVYNEELVIENKIKSTFNTDYPVDKIEFLIGSDASSDKTNEIIIKLKQEYKNLQLIEFEQRTGKAEIINNLKERAKNEVLVLTDANVIFKPDTIYHLLKHYKNDKISLVGGNIINSRFNEQGISQQEEMYISRENKIKYNEGILFGAMIGAFGGCYSIRTKNYSKVPARFFMDDFYITMNVIENGGKCINELDAVCSEDVSNKLSEEFRRKIRISIGNFQNLTRYKNLLIPLFNGVSFSFLSHKVIRWHGPFFLILIFVSNIFLFNTNIFFKITLIGQLLLFIIPFVDSSLRRIKVNITLLRFITHFYFMNLALLLGLFKFLKGVKTNIWQPTQRYQ; from the coding sequence ATGGCAAGAAAAAAAACACAAAACAATATAATCTTTAACAAAAGCGATAAAGACCTTCCTAATGTTTCTATTCTGCTGGCTGTTTATAACGAAGAACTTGTAATTGAAAACAAAATAAAAAGCACTTTTAATACCGATTATCCTGTTGACAAAATTGAATTTTTGATTGGCTCTGATGCTTCCAGCGATAAAACAAATGAAATAATTATTAAGCTAAAACAAGAGTATAAAAACTTGCAACTCATAGAATTTGAACAAAGAACAGGGAAAGCTGAGATAATTAATAATTTAAAAGAAAGGGCAAAAAATGAAGTGTTAGTGTTAACTGATGCAAATGTTATTTTTAAACCTGATACTATTTATCATTTGCTAAAGCATTATAAAAATGACAAGATTTCTCTTGTTGGAGGAAATATTATTAACTCACGATTTAATGAGCAAGGAATTTCACAGCAAGAAGAAATGTATATCTCAAGGGAGAATAAAATAAAATACAATGAAGGCATTTTGTTTGGTGCAATGATTGGTGCTTTTGGAGGTTGTTATTCAATCAGGACTAAAAATTATTCAAAAGTGCCAGCACGTTTTTTTATGGATGATTTTTATATTACTATGAATGTAATTGAAAATGGTGGGAAGTGTATTAACGAGCTTGATGCTGTTTGTAGCGAAGATGTTTCAAATAAATTATCAGAAGAGTTTAGAAGAAAAATTCGCATCTCAATTGGAAACTTTCAAAATCTTACAAGATACAAAAATTTACTAATTCCTTTGTTTAATGGAGTTTCTTTTAGTTTTTTATCTCATAAAGTAATAAGATGGCATGGACCTTTTTTTCTTATTTTAATTTTTGTGTCAAATATTTTTCTTTTTAACACAAATATTTTTTTCAAAATAACACTAATAGGTCAGTTGCTATTATTTATCATACCATTTGTAGATAGTTCTTTGAGAAGAATAAAAGTTAATATAACTTTGCTCCGTTTTATAACACATTTCTATTTCATGAATTTGGCTCTTTTGCTCGGTTTATTTAAATTTTTAAAAGGTGTAAAAACAAATATTTGGCAACCAACACAAAGATATCAATAA